One genomic segment of Sorex araneus isolate mSorAra2 chromosome X, mSorAra2.pri, whole genome shotgun sequence includes these proteins:
- the LOC129399643 gene encoding poly(rC)-binding protein 1-like, with product MYRGLRGMAARVQISLTLRLTVHGPGSLRNMGQEREFARRLQVESGAQVSMSGDNWPERSLTLRGSSDVIFRALIMIIDTIHEDICSTLPLADGPQPFVTLRLRVPTSQCITLLEEDGSRVRDICARTGTQVHVSGNLPPGDSELSMTGWPHCVSECMKLICQNLLETLVGILQDRGPVLAYQPALGPALAADGHSEAAEGSTYTRGRLYSRGYPCSRGDPHTGGDPYARGNPYTGGNSYSRGDTYSRGNPYTSDVPYARGIPYVGGNPYTRGIHYAGGIPYTRGNPYPYAGSHPQAAGYPHFLPYLHGQPQPQPGSSRGLSAMFPFYWRAVQQPAGSYSMGVSEPPEIIHEIIIPNDFIGCVIGLQGANVSEIRRKSGARVKIFPLMEGSSLRLVRITGTPASIIVAHIMVISSLSHQRL from the coding sequence ATGTATCGTGGCCTGCGAGGAATGGCCGCCAGAGTCCAGATCAGCCTCACCCTCCGGCTGACCGTGCACGGCCCAGGCAGCTTGAGAAACATGGGCCAGGAGAGGGAGTTTGCGAGGCGCCTCCAGGTGGAGAGCGGAGCGCAGGTCAGTATGTCCGGTGACAACTGGCCCGAGCGCAGCCTCACGCTGAGAGGCAGCAGTGACGTGATCTTCAGGGCCCTGATCATGATCATCGATACGATCCATGAGGATATCTGTAGCACACTGCCCCTCGCCGATGGCCCGCAGCCCTTCGTCACCCTGCGGCTGAGAGTGCCAACCTCGCAGTGCATCACACTGCTCGAAGAGGATGGCTCCAGAGTCAGGGACATCTGCGCTCGCACCGGGACCCAGGTGCACGTGTCCGGCAACTTGCCTCCTGGCGACAGCGAGCTGTCCATGACCGGCTGGCCACACTGCGTGAGCGAGTGCATGAAGCTGATCTGCCAGAACCTGCTGGAGACGCTCGTCGGGATCCTGCAGGATCGAGGCCCAGTCCTTGCCTACCAACCCGCACTGGGCCCGGCTCTCGCTGCAGATGGCCACTCTGAGGCTGCTGAAGGCTCTACCTACACCAGGGGCCGCCTCTACTCCAGGGGCTACCCCTGCTCCAGGGGCGACCCCCACACTGGGGGAGACCCCTATGCCAGGGGCAACCCCTACACCGGGGGCAACTCCTACTCAAGGGGTGACACCTATTCCAGGGGAAACCCCTATACCAGCGATGTCCCCTATGCCAGGGGCATCCCCTATGTCGGGGGTAACCCCTACACCAGAGGCATCCATTATGCCGGGGGCATTCCTTATACCAGGGGCAATCCTTACCCCTATGCTGGGAGCCACCCCCAGGCCGCGGGCTACCCGCACTTCCTGCCCTACCTGCATGGGCAGCCACAACCACAGCCGGGTTCCAGCCGCGGGCTGTCCGCCATGTTTCCGTTCTACTGGCGTGCGGTGCAGCAGCCGGCCGGATCCTACAGCATGGGTGTCAGCGAACCACCGGAGATCATTCACGAGATCATAATTCCCAACGATTTTATTGGCTGCGTCATCGGCCTCCAGGGAGCCAACGTCAGCGAGATCCGCCGCAAATCCGGTGCCCGGGTCAAGATCTTCCCGCTGATGGAAGGCAGTTCTCTGAGGCTGGTTAGGATCACCGGTACACCGGCTAGTATCATCGTGGCCCACATTATGGTGATCTCCAGCCTGAGCCACCAGAGGCTCTAG